Proteins encoded within one genomic window of Drosophila willistoni isolate 14030-0811.24 chromosome XL unlocalized genomic scaffold, UCI_dwil_1.1 Seg141, whole genome shotgun sequence:
- the LOC6649162 gene encoding uncharacterized protein LOC6649162 yields the protein MQQIFYHLLVVSSYFLLGTDSSALASSMDSTVILAQAMLKILKESDMCDQSKTLFIYTQISEPRWHRHMMDITTQLLSDLSEPRQLYFQYPIEYKPYRHAMILLVDDLEALRFICGRLKATSDLSHTIIYMSEIWQPYASEVQSALDMLWHLSVLNVGLILRTMQNNNNIVMVTYYPFSAVHGCQVIVPTIVNRYQTNAGNWASREYFPAKLRNFYGCTLTCATWEDMPYLVYRQHSDDDVGDGSNFIGIEGALLEFLAENLNFTVGLYWMNKEEVLATFNETGWIFEDIFHKHADFSLGGFHFKPSSGNAPVPYSQSSYYFMSHIMLVTNLQSAYSAYEKLAFPFHPRVWLAIGVVIVSICVLIRMAQHLLHPILPDINYYYQLVVISLGGNLLVCHLPRGSLARWLLLIWLFTSLILRSAYQSGMYQMLRKDTQRNPPQTIAEVINNGYTIRLAETNAQRILASLPELRPQQLRYLNGSELQWFPALARSGGNSSRLMAIITPYEYFGYFRKVHPMSRHLHLVKERIFTQQLAFYVRRHSHLVSVLNDQIRHAHAYGFLEHWTRRYVSAVDETDESIVRITSTVSYSTLDGIDGEPQVSENDDDDDDDDAADLAPSAHPVKLMVLSMQELAALFWLTLWALLGAILVFVIELFLHFIQRKVKL from the exons TACTCGGCACTGATTCCAGCGCATTGGCATCATCAATGGATTCCACAGTTATTTTGGCCCAAGCCATGTTGAAAATTCTAAAAGAGTCGGATATGTGTGATCAAAGTAAGACCTTGTTCATCTACACTCAGATTAGTGAGCCGCGTTGGCATAGACATATGATGGATATAACGACGCAATTGTTATCTGATCTATCGGAGCCAAGGCAACTCTATTTTCAATATCCAATAGAGTACAAGCCATATAGACATGCTATGATCTTGTTAGTTGACGATCTTGAAGCTTTAAGATTCATCTGTGGCAGACTAAAAGCCACCAGCGATCTTTCGCATACAATTATCTATATGTCAGAGATCTGGCAACCCTATGCTTCAGAGGTACAGTCAGCACTTGATATGCTTTGGCATCTGAGTGTGCTTAATGTGGGCTTGATCCTTCGAAcaatgcaaaataataataatattgttaTGGTCACCTACTATCCCTTTAGTGCAGTCCATGGCTGTCAGGTGATAGTTCCAACTATTGTGAACCGTTATCAGACGAATGCTGGCAATTGGGCAAGCAGGGAATATTTTCCAGCGAAATTGCGTAACTTCTATGGCTGCACTTTGACATGTGCCACCTGGGAAGATATGCCATATTTGGTTTATCGACAACATTCCGACGATGATGTTGGTGATGGTAGCAACTTCATTGGCATCGAGGGAGCTCTATTGGAATTTCTGGcggaaaatttaaacttcacTGTCGGCCTTTACTGGATGAATAAGGAAGAGGTTTTGGCCACGTTCAATGAAACGGGTTGGATATTCGAAGAT ATATTTCATAAACATGCTGATTTCTCTTTGGGAGGTTTTCATTTTAAGCCCAGTTCTGGTAATGCTCCAGTTCCTTATTCCCAATCCTCGTACTATTTCATGAGTCACATAATGTTGGTCACCAATCTACAGAGCGCCTACTCGGCGTATGAGAAATTAGCATTCCCATTTCATCCTCGCGTTTGGCTAGCCATTGGAGTGGTTATCGTGTCGATCTGCGTACTTATTCGAATGGCCCAGCATCTTTTGCATCCCATTCTGCCGGACATCAATTACTACTATCAACTTGTGGTCATTTCATTGGGTGGCAATCTACTGGTCTGCCATCTACCTCGTGGCAGTCTGGCACGTTGGCTACTTTTAATTTGGTTATTCACTTCACTTATATTACGCAGCGCCTATCAGTCGGGCATGTATCAAATGCTACGCAAAGATACCCAACGCAATCCCCCCCAGACCATAGCCGAGGTGATAAATAATGGCTACACCATTCGATTGGCCGAGACGAATGCTCAGCGTATACTTGCAAGTTTACCCGAATTGCGACCACAACAATTGCGCTATTTGAATGGCAGCGAACTGCAATGGTTTCCAGCCCTCGCCCGTAGTGGCGGCAATTCATCCCGCCTTATGGCCATTATTACGCCCTATGAATACTTTGGCTACTTTCGCAAAGTCCATCCGATGAGTCGACATTTGCATTTGGTAAAGGAACGCATATTCACTCAACAATTGGCCTTCTATGTGCGGCGACATTCGCATTTGGTTAGCGTACTCAACGATCAGATTCGTCATGCCCATGCCTATGGTTTTCTCGAACACTGGACCCGCCGTTACGTCAGTGCCGTGGATGAGACGGATGAGAGTATTGTACGTATTACATCGACTGTATCATATAGTACCCTAGATGGCATCGATGGTGAACCGCAAGTATCCgagaatgatgatgatgatgatgatgatgatgccgcCGACCTAGCTCCATCTGCTCATCCCGTAAAGCTAATGGTTCTCTCAATGCAAGAGTTGGCAGCTTTGTTTTGGCTTACCCTATGGGCGTTACTTGGTGCCATTTTGGTCTTTGTCATTGAATTATTCTTACATTTCATACAACGGAAAgtaaaactttaa
- the LOC6649060 gene encoding mitochondrial import inner membrane translocase subunit TIM16, with product MAKHLARILIYGTQSVGRAFVKAIRQEIEASAEAARYHRAVNGRSINKDDPPVKGMTLGEAQQILNVSNIEDRDQIEHNYTHLFKVNCKLTGGSFYLQSKVFRAKERLDQEYKKKLNKKIVPNKDDQLEMKQDSQ from the coding sequence atggCCAAACATTTAGCACGCATTCTGATATATGGCACCCAATCAGTGGGCAGAGCCTTTGTCAAGGCTATTCGCCAGGAAATTGAAGCCTCCGCAGAGGCTGCCCGGTATCATCGAGCGGTTAACGGGCGATCCATAAATAAGGACGATCCGCCCGTTAAAGGAATGACCCTAGGTGAAGCCCAACAGATACTGAATGTGTCAAATATCGAGGATCGCGATCAAATTGAACATAATTATACGCATTTGTTTAAAGTGAATTGTAAATTAACCGGTGGCTCGTTTTATCTGCAATCAAAAGTATTTAGGGCCAAAGAGCGTTTAGATCAAGAGTACAAAAAGAAACTAAACAAGAAAATTGTCCCCAACAAAGATGATCAACTTGAAATGAAGCAGGATTCGCAATAA